A region from the Variovorax paradoxus genome encodes:
- a CDS encoding ABC transporter ATP-binding protein, which translates to MIDVDLKLTVTDGTRRFDLAARFATDVPFAALYGPSGAGKTLTLQAIAGLLHPSAGHVRLDGRTLYDSARGIDVPAPARRIGYLFQNYALFPHLSVRENVAFGLTAWHRRRLPPREAGMVQSLLEGFGLAALADSRPQKLSGGQQQRVALARALACQPQVLLLDEPFAALNPMLRSELRQELAQVRRQWGIPVLMITHDIEDVLALADVAFVYNHGQVVREIDLHNAQSRDFALREAGGVPAAEATPLHRKLRALLLQDAG; encoded by the coding sequence ATGATCGACGTCGACCTGAAGCTCACGGTCACCGACGGCACCCGCCGCTTCGACCTGGCGGCGCGATTCGCGACCGACGTGCCGTTTGCCGCGCTCTACGGCCCCTCGGGTGCGGGCAAGACGCTCACCTTGCAGGCCATCGCGGGGCTGCTGCATCCTTCCGCGGGCCATGTGCGGCTCGACGGCCGCACGCTCTACGATTCCGCCCGCGGCATCGACGTGCCCGCGCCGGCGCGGCGCATCGGCTACCTGTTCCAGAACTACGCGCTGTTTCCGCACCTGTCGGTGCGCGAGAACGTGGCCTTCGGCCTGACCGCCTGGCACCGGCGCCGGCTGCCGCCGCGCGAGGCCGGGATGGTGCAGTCGCTGCTCGAAGGCTTCGGCCTGGCGGCGCTGGCCGACAGCCGGCCGCAGAAGCTCTCTGGCGGCCAGCAGCAGCGCGTGGCGCTGGCGCGCGCGCTGGCCTGCCAGCCGCAGGTGCTGCTGCTCGACGAACCCTTTGCCGCGCTCAACCCCATGCTGCGCAGCGAATTGCGCCAGGAACTCGCGCAGGTGCGCCGCCAATGGGGCATTCCGGTGCTGATGATCACGCACGACATCGAGGACGTGCTGGCGCTGGCCGACGTGGCCTTCGTCTACAACCACGGCCAGGTGGTGCGCGAGATCGACCTGCACAACGCGCAGAGCCGCGATTTCGCGCTGCGCGAGGCGGGCGGCGTGCCGGCTGCCGAGGCCACGCCGCTGCACCGCAAGCTGCGCGCCCTGCTGCTGCAGGACGCAGGATGA
- the modA gene encoding molybdate ABC transporter substrate-binding protein: MRPFRLLSLVLAVALPLVAAAQQITVSAAASLTDAFKELGPKFEAAKPGATVRFNFAASGVLLQQIAQGAPVDVFASADQETMGRAAEQKLVDAATRRNFASNALVLIEPAKDAVGIKSLQDLAGAGVRKIAVGKTATVPVGRYTRQVLEGVGLWTVLEPKFVQADSVRQVLDYVARGEVEAGFVYRTDAAVMSEKVRVAFAPTTTMPVSYPIAVVAESRQKALAGDFVAFLSSDAAREMLARHGFGKP, translated from the coding sequence ATGCGTCCGTTCCGTCTCCTGTCCCTTGTCCTGGCCGTGGCGCTGCCGCTGGTCGCAGCGGCGCAGCAGATCACGGTGTCCGCGGCCGCCAGCCTGACGGACGCGTTCAAGGAGCTCGGCCCGAAATTCGAGGCCGCGAAGCCGGGCGCCACGGTGCGCTTCAATTTCGCGGCGTCGGGCGTGCTGCTGCAGCAGATCGCGCAGGGCGCGCCGGTCGACGTGTTCGCGAGCGCCGACCAGGAGACGATGGGCCGCGCCGCCGAGCAGAAGCTCGTCGATGCGGCCACGCGCCGGAACTTCGCGAGCAATGCCCTGGTGCTGATCGAACCGGCCAAGGATGCGGTCGGCATCAAGTCGCTGCAGGACCTTGCCGGCGCGGGCGTCCGGAAAATCGCCGTCGGCAAGACCGCCACCGTGCCGGTCGGCCGCTACACGCGGCAAGTGCTGGAAGGGGTAGGGCTCTGGACCGTGCTCGAGCCCAAGTTCGTGCAGGCCGACAGCGTGCGCCAGGTGCTGGACTACGTGGCCCGCGGCGAGGTCGAGGCCGGTTTCGTCTACCGCACCGATGCGGCCGTGATGAGCGAGAAGGTCCGGGTCGCCTTCGCGCCAACGACCACCATGCCGGTGAGCTACCCGATCGCGGTGGTCGCCGAAAGCCGGCAGAAGGCGCTGGCCGGCGATTTCGTGGCCTTTCTTTCCAGCGATGCCGCGCGCGAGATGCTCGCGCGCCACGGTTTCGGCAAGCCATGA
- the modB gene encoding molybdate ABC transporter permease subunit, whose product MNTTNSLLASADWFPLVLSLKVAAVATLLALIAGVALGWVFARKRFPGHTVLEAVFMLPLVLPPTVIGYAILVAAGRHSPLGSWLREHFDYSIIFSWHGAVVASAVVALPLVLKSASAAFAGVDRSLEAAASTLRQSPFSVFLRVTLPLAWPGILAGTLLAFARAMGEFGASLMVAGSIPQQTQTLSMAIYDAVQAGHDDLALLLVVVTSLLSVTVLVLSNRFFSLR is encoded by the coding sequence ATGAATACGACGAACTCCCTCCTCGCCTCGGCCGACTGGTTCCCGCTGGTGCTGTCGCTCAAGGTGGCCGCGGTCGCGACCCTGCTGGCGCTCATCGCCGGCGTGGCGCTGGGCTGGGTGTTCGCGCGCAAGCGTTTTCCGGGCCACACGGTGCTCGAGGCGGTGTTCATGCTGCCGCTGGTGCTGCCGCCCACGGTCATCGGCTACGCCATACTGGTGGCGGCGGGGCGCCACAGTCCGCTCGGCAGCTGGCTGCGCGAGCATTTCGACTACTCCATCATCTTCAGCTGGCATGGCGCCGTCGTCGCGTCTGCCGTGGTGGCGCTGCCGCTGGTGCTGAAGTCGGCCAGCGCCGCCTTCGCGGGGGTCGACCGCTCGCTCGAAGCCGCCGCCAGCACGCTGCGCCAGTCGCCGTTCTCGGTTTTTTTGCGCGTCACGCTGCCGCTGGCCTGGCCCGGCATCCTGGCAGGCACGCTGCTCGCGTTCGCGCGCGCCATGGGCGAGTTCGGCGCCTCGCTGATGGTGGCGGGCTCCATTCCGCAGCAGACCCAGACCCTGTCGATGGCCATCTACGACGCGGTGCAGGCCGGCCACGACGATCTGGCGCTGCTGCTGGTGGTGGTGACCTCGCTGTTGTCGGTCACCGTGCTGGTGCTGTCGAACCGGTTTTTCTCGCTGCGCTGA
- a CDS encoding winged helix-turn-helix domain-containing protein — MKTRVQFRLRIYRDDSIAIGPGKIAVLEAVAETGSISAAARQLGMSYRRAWMLIDEMNHALSSPAVNTAAGGSRGGGTALTPVGEEIVKHYRAIENAARLATAADVRALTRLLAP; from the coding sequence ATGAAAACCAGAGTCCAGTTCCGCCTGCGCATCTACAGGGACGACAGCATCGCCATCGGCCCCGGCAAGATCGCCGTGCTGGAGGCGGTGGCGGAAACCGGCTCGATCTCGGCCGCGGCGCGCCAGCTGGGCATGTCGTACCGGCGCGCCTGGATGCTGATCGATGAAATGAACCACGCCCTGAGTTCCCCGGCCGTGAACACCGCGGCCGGCGGCTCGCGCGGCGGCGGCACCGCGCTCACGCCGGTGGGCGAGGAAATCGTCAAGCACTACCGCGCCATCGAGAACGCCGCGCGCCTGGCCACGGCGGCCGACGTGCGCGCACTGACGCGCCTGCTGGCGCCCTGA
- the fdhF gene encoding formate dehydrogenase subunit alpha, translating into MNAPTKLAELMPQTIEFTLDGQPIQAFDGETIFKAAERHGVDIPHLCFKDGYRPDGNCRACVVEVKGERTLAPSCCRNVTAGMEVQATSERALKSQKMVVEMLLSDMPDNGYKWIGDDATQQHGELSAWAKKLDIAVRPELKALRREQPKADISHPAMAVNLDACIQCNRCVRACREEQVNDVIGYAMRGGDSKIVFDLDDPMGDSTCVACGECVQACPTGALMPKSHMGSQQVDRKVDSVCPFCGVGCLVTYNVKDEKIVSVDGRDGPANHNRLCVKGRFGFDYAHHPQRLTKPLIRKPGMPKDFGDAPRPGDWSEYFREATWEEALALTSGKLSQLRDTYGAKSLAGFGSAKGSNEEAYLFQKLVRTGFGSNNIDHCTRLCHASSVAALLEGVGSGAVSNQVNDVEHAGLIFVIGSNPTANHPVAATWMKNAAQRGAKIVLADPRRTDISRHAWRTLQFKADTDVAMLNALIHAVIDEGLVDQEFVRTRASNYDALRENVKGYSPEAMAPICGVPAETLREVARAFASAKGAMILWGMGISQHVHGTDNARCLIALATVTGQIGKPGSGLHPLRGQNNVQGASDAGLIPMMFPNYQRVDNPAVHAWFENFWGTPLDATPGYTVVEIMHKALAPDSDPHKVRGMYIMGENPAMSDPDLNHARHALASLEHLVVQDIFMTETAWLADVVLPASAWPEKTGTVSNTDRMVQLGKRALNPPGDARPDLWIIQQIASGMGLQWNYEGEESGVAAVYEEMRQAMHAVISGISWERLQRDSSVTYPCLSEDDPGQPTVFIDDFPTADGRVKLVPADIIPADERPDAEYPFVLITGRQLEHWHTGSMTRRASVLDALEPMATASMNQSDLQKLGLEAGDVITVQSRRGEVAIHVRRDDGTPSGAVFVPFAYYEAAANLMTNAALDPLGKIPEFKYCAVRIARGGQPMAAAGYGTGSGVPAAVD; encoded by the coding sequence ATGAACGCTCCCACGAAACTTGCGGAGCTGATGCCGCAAACCATCGAATTCACGCTCGACGGCCAGCCCATCCAGGCCTTCGACGGCGAGACCATCTTCAAGGCTGCCGAGCGCCACGGCGTCGACATTCCCCACCTGTGCTTCAAGGACGGCTACCGCCCCGACGGCAACTGCCGCGCCTGCGTGGTCGAGGTGAAGGGCGAGCGCACGCTGGCACCCAGCTGCTGCCGCAACGTGACGGCCGGCATGGAGGTGCAGGCCACCAGCGAGCGCGCCCTCAAGAGCCAGAAGATGGTGGTCGAGATGCTGCTGTCCGACATGCCCGACAACGGCTACAAATGGATCGGCGACGACGCGACCCAGCAGCACGGCGAACTCAGCGCCTGGGCGAAGAAGCTCGACATCGCGGTGCGGCCCGAACTCAAGGCGCTGCGCCGCGAGCAGCCGAAGGCCGACATCTCGCACCCCGCGATGGCCGTCAACCTCGACGCCTGCATCCAGTGCAACCGCTGCGTGCGCGCCTGCCGCGAAGAGCAGGTCAACGATGTCATCGGCTACGCCATGCGCGGTGGCGACAGCAAGATCGTGTTCGACCTCGACGACCCGATGGGCGACAGCACCTGCGTGGCCTGCGGCGAATGCGTGCAGGCCTGCCCGACCGGCGCGCTGATGCCCAAGAGCCACATGGGCTCGCAGCAGGTCGACCGCAAGGTCGATTCGGTCTGCCCGTTCTGCGGCGTGGGCTGCCTCGTGACCTACAACGTGAAGGACGAAAAGATCGTCAGCGTCGACGGCCGCGACGGTCCGGCCAACCACAACCGCCTGTGCGTGAAGGGCCGCTTCGGCTTCGACTACGCGCACCACCCGCAGCGCCTGACCAAGCCGCTGATCCGCAAGCCCGGCATGCCGAAGGACTTCGGCGATGCGCCGCGGCCTGGCGACTGGAGCGAGTATTTCCGCGAAGCCACCTGGGAAGAAGCGCTGGCGCTCACCAGCGGCAAGCTCTCGCAGCTGCGCGACACCTACGGCGCCAAGTCGCTCGCGGGCTTCGGCTCGGCCAAGGGCAGCAACGAAGAGGCCTACCTGTTCCAGAAGCTCGTGCGCACGGGCTTCGGCAGCAACAACATCGACCACTGCACGCGGCTGTGCCACGCCTCCAGCGTGGCGGCGCTGCTCGAAGGCGTGGGCTCGGGCGCAGTGAGCAACCAGGTCAACGACGTGGAGCATGCGGGGCTGATCTTCGTCATCGGCTCCAACCCCACGGCCAACCATCCGGTGGCCGCCACCTGGATGAAGAACGCCGCCCAGCGCGGCGCCAAGATCGTGCTGGCCGACCCGCGCCGCACCGACATCAGCCGCCATGCCTGGCGCACGCTGCAGTTCAAGGCCGACACCGACGTCGCCATGCTCAACGCGCTGATCCACGCCGTGATCGACGAAGGCCTGGTCGACCAGGAGTTCGTGCGCACGCGCGCCAGCAACTACGACGCGCTGCGCGAGAACGTCAAGGGCTACAGCCCCGAGGCGATGGCGCCCATCTGCGGCGTGCCGGCGGAAACGCTGCGCGAAGTGGCGCGCGCCTTTGCCAGCGCCAAGGGCGCGATGATCCTCTGGGGCATGGGCATCAGCCAGCACGTGCACGGCACCGACAACGCGCGCTGCCTCATTGCGCTGGCCACGGTTACGGGGCAGATCGGCAAGCCCGGCTCGGGCCTGCATCCGCTGCGCGGACAGAACAACGTGCAGGGCGCGAGCGACGCGGGCCTGATCCCGATGATGTTTCCCAACTACCAGCGCGTCGACAATCCGGCGGTGCATGCCTGGTTCGAGAACTTCTGGGGCACGCCGCTCGACGCGACGCCGGGCTACACCGTGGTCGAGATCATGCACAAGGCGCTCGCGCCCGACAGCGATCCGCACAAGGTGCGCGGCATGTACATCATGGGCGAGAACCCGGCCATGAGCGACCCCGACCTGAACCATGCGCGCCATGCGCTCGCGAGCCTGGAGCACCTGGTGGTGCAGGACATCTTCATGACCGAGACCGCGTGGCTCGCCGACGTGGTGCTGCCCGCGAGCGCCTGGCCCGAGAAGACCGGCACGGTGAGCAACACCGACCGCATGGTGCAGCTCGGCAAGCGCGCGCTCAACCCGCCGGGCGATGCGCGGCCCGATCTCTGGATCATCCAGCAGATCGCCAGCGGCATGGGCCTGCAGTGGAACTACGAGGGCGAGGAATCGGGCGTGGCCGCGGTCTACGAGGAAATGCGCCAGGCCATGCATGCGGTGATCAGCGGCATCAGCTGGGAGCGGCTGCAGCGCGATTCGAGCGTGACCTACCCCTGCCTGAGCGAGGACGACCCGGGCCAGCCGACCGTGTTCATCGACGACTTCCCGACCGCCGACGGGCGCGTGAAGCTGGTGCCCGCCGACATCATTCCGGCCGACGAGCGGCCCGATGCCGAGTACCCCTTCGTGCTCATCACCGGCCGCCAGCTCGAGCACTGGCACACCGGCAGCATGACGCGCCGCGCCTCCGTGCTCGATGCGCTGGAGCCGATGGCCACCGCTTCGATGAACCAGTCCGACCTGCAGAAGCTGGGGCTCGAGGCCGGCGACGTGATCACCGTGCAGTCGCGGCGCGGCGAGGTGGCCATCCACGTGCGGCGCGACGACGGCACGCCCAGCGGCGCGGTGTTCGTCCCCTTCGCGTACTACGAGGCGGCGGCCAACCTGATGACCAATGCCGCGCTCGATCCGCTCGGCAAGATTCCGGAGTTCAAGTACTGCGCGGTGCGCATTGCGCGCGGCGGCCAGCCGATGGCGGCGGCCGGCTACGGCACCGGGTCGGGCGTGCCCGCGGCGGTGGACTGA